A window of Heptranchias perlo isolate sHepPer1 unplaced genomic scaffold, sHepPer1.hap1 HAP1_SCAFFOLD_134, whole genome shotgun sequence contains these coding sequences:
- the LOC137308578 gene encoding zinc finger protein 229-like, translating to MTDLTESLDASGPEYRQPLNVEREMFVCSVCGKRFQTSLRLENHGDTHTRVRVFQCSECGKSFNQLHSLKQHRTIHSGEKPYTCSVCGRGFNRSSNLERHKGNHTGEQPYKCEDCGKGFNYPSELETHRRSHTGERPFTCSVCGKGFTRSSALLTHQRVHTGERPFSCSVCEKRFTQSSALLTHQRAHTGEKLFKCCVCGKGFSQSAHLFRHQRVHTGERPFSCSVCGKRFTQSSNLLTHQRVHTEERPFKCPDCGKSFKSPNELKIHQQTHTGERPFECSHCGKRFGQSCDLLKHQRVHTGERPFTCSVCGKGFTHSSNLLTHQRVHTGERPFTCFVCGKGFTRSSNLLKHQRVHTDQKPFKCPYCGKCFKSSEEVMVHQPIHTDERPFSCSRCGERFKQLSNLLRHQRLHTGERPFTCSVCGKGFTCSSNLQRHQRVHQ from the coding sequence ATGACAGATCTGACCGAGTCACTCGAtgcatcaggacctgaatatcgtcagcctttgaatgtggaaagagaaatgtttgtctgttctgtctgtgggaaaagatttcaaacatcactaCGGCTGGAAAatcacggagacacacacacccgagtgagagtgttccagtgctctgagtgtggaaagagctttaaccagttacacagcctgaagcaacatcgcaccattcacagcggggagaaaccgtacacgtgttctgtgtgtggacgaggctttaaccgatcgtccaacctggagagacacaagggcaACCACACCGGGGAGCAACCGTATAAATGCgaggactgtgggaagggattcaattacccgtctgagctggaaactcatcgacgcagtcacaccggggagaggccgttcacctgctccgtgtgtgggaagggattcactcggtcatcggccctgctgacacaccagcgagttcacaccggggagaggccgttcagctGCTCCGTGTGTGAGAAAAGATTCACGCAGTCATccgccctgctgacacaccagcgtgcTCACACGGGAGAGAAGCTGTTTAAATGTTGCGTGTGTGGGAAGGGGTTTTCTCAGTCAGCACACCTGTTCAGACACCAGcgggttcacactggggagaggccgttctcctgctccgtgtgcgggaagagattcactcagtcgtccaacctgctgacacaccagcgagttcacactgaagagAGACCTTTCAAGTGCccggactgtgggaagagcttcaaAAGCCCCAATGAACTGAAGATCCATCAGCAGactcacactggagagaggccgttcgAGTGCTCTCACTGTGGGAAGCGGTTCGGACAGTCCTgtgacctgctgaaacaccagcgagttcacaccggggagaggccgttcacctgctccgtgtgtgggaaggggttcactcactcatccaacctgctgacacaccagcgcgttcacaccggggagaggcccttCACCTGCTTCGTCTGCGGGAAAGGATTCACTCGGTCGtccaacctgctgaaacaccagcgagttcacactgaccaGAAACCTTTTAAGTGCCCATACTGTGGGAAGTGTTTTAAAAGCTCTGAGGAGGTGATGGTGCACCAGCCCATTCACACCGATGAGAGGCCGTTCAGCTGCTCTCGCTGTGGCGAGAGGTTTAAACAGCtgtccaacctgctgagacaccagcgacttcacaccggggagaggccgttcacctgctccgtgtgcgggaagggattcacttgttctTCCAACCTgcagagacaccagcgagttcaccagTGA